In the Cylindrospermopsis raciborskii Cr2010 genome, CAGTTAGTATTCATCCCGATTTGTTAGATCAACCAATATTGGTAGGAGATCTAGGAGAATTGTTTAACATTAAATGCCATGATGAAGTTATTTATAAAAATCGAGCCGATCATCTCTATCAGCTGGGAGCATACGAAGAAGCACTAGAAAACTATAATCAGGCGATCGCTCTAAATATTAACTATGTAGATGCTTATTATCAACGAGGTAAAATCTATTTTAATAAGGGAATATATGAAGCAGCGGTGGATGATTTTAGCATGGTTATCAAAACCCAACCCAACTACGGTGATGCATATTATTATAGAGGGAACTGCTGGTTAATTATGGGAAATAAACAGACAGCAAGTGGAGATTTTAAAAAGGCGGCGGATATATATTGGCAAGATGGTAGGTTAGCAGAATACAAAGAAACCCAAGCCATGATCTTAGATGTAGAAATCGAACAATCCTTGGATATTCTAGATTTCTGATGGATTTTTAACAAATTTTTCCACTGGATAAAAGACTGGAATTTTTTTAAAAACCCCCTTTTTAAAACCTGACCAGTTTCATGATAAGTAGGTGGGTGGAATTAAAGAACGTAGGTTGAGTTTAATACGAAACCCAACGCCCCCATGGGTTACCCTACCACTAACCCATCCCACAAATAATTGTCCCTCCCTACTTACTAGCATGATAATATAGCTCAAGTATCCTTATTTTTAATCTGACCATCAACAACCCACCGCTCTCCAGGAGGGATGAAATATGATTCCACATCTACAACAATTATTAGCAACTCAAGATTCGGTTATTTCTCAACTATTGAGGTTTAACCTATACGGACTCAAGGAAACATTAGGACAGGCTAAAACAGCATATCCCGCAGATCCAGGCTATGATTTATGTTCCCAGGTCATTGGGGAAATTGATGGTCTTTTACAGTTGAATTCAGTTGGAGAGTTTGAAGATGTTGAACTCGCAATCCATGATTCCACATCTGGTCAATTACTTACAGAATTAGGGGAAATTTTTAATTCTGATTTAGAGGTCAGGTTTTACTTGGGAGACCAACCCTTACACAGTGATAATGACTGTGATCTCTGGAATGAAATTCACCACAAGTTGCTGCGCTTACCAGAAGATTTGGCTACAATCTGGAAAAACCGCTCTCTGGAAATTGCCAAAAAACTGGGTGCCCTGGAAGATTATGTGCATCTTCGTTATTTACCCTTTGTGCGCGATGAAATTATTTATCCCGGTCTAAATGGCACAATCGTCTCTCCCGGACTCTCTTTGTCTAAAAAAGCTTTGCTCAAATCAGACCTGGCTCAATTACATAACTCCGATAATTGGCATTTTTTAACCAGTTTCCTCTCCTTATATACTAGTTTCATTGATATCGACCCAGACCTACATCACGCCCTAAAAAGTGTCTTTAGCTTTGATATTATCTCTTTTCAATCTCATCCCGAACAAAAGCAATTATATCTGGAATCATTTAGCGATCGCCTGCAACGTCACCAAAAACTTAATGATGATTCCAGCAGCATCATCAATTTACGCAGTTGGCTAGATCTAGATGAAGCAATACATTCTCTAGTATTTGTCCCCCCAGCAGAAAGATATTCCTGGTGGGGAAAACTACAACAAGAATCAAGACGTATACTCAAAAAAATGGCTGATCAAGCTACGAAAGCAGGTAATAACATCAAGATCAAGCAACTATCAGGACTATATGCTGATATTTGCCAGTACACTAAGGATGATTTACAACTGGAGGATGGGGGAACTCCAGGAGAGGTTCTATCCTGCCTTCGCTTATACGCAAAAATAAATGAGGAAGAATATCCAGGAAGGGTAATATATAGAGCTTGTTAAAACAGGGATTTTTAACCCACTCATCCAGTTCTAAAATTCAGAAGAATGATTTTTTGAGCTTTGAGTGATAAAGACATCAATTCAAAACTCAAAATTTCATTCAACTACATGGCTATGGCTTTAAGCCATTTGATTTTCAATTGCCCAGCGTGCTAGCTCAGTACGATTATGCAGGTTAGTTTTGCCTAACATATTAGATACATGGCTTTCAACCGTACGTTGACTGACATTTAATTCCTCAGCAATTTCCCGATTTGCTAAACCCCTAGCCACAAATTGAACTACTTTTAGTTCCGTGGGGGTCAATTGAACATCAAAAGGAACTTGGATGCGAGAACCAGGTTCCCCTACCTTGGTTTGATGTTCTTTCCAGCGACTGGTTTGCTTGAGTGAGGATTCTACTTGGGCCACAAGTTCTTCCGGTTCAAAGGGTTTGACCATATATACATCAGCTCCCTTATTTAACCCTTTTACCCTGTCCGCACTTTGTCCTTTCGCTGACAGAAAAAGAACGGGTACCCAACTAGTCCGCTCGTTTTGTCTCACCTGTTCAACAAAGGTATAACCGTCCATTTCTGGCATCATCACATCACAGATGATCATATCGGGAATATCCTGTTCTAAAACACCTAGAGCTGTTCGCCCATTTTCAGCTGTTAGAACGTCATATCCCCTAAATCCTAGATAGTCTCTGACTAGCAGAATTAAATTAGGATCGTCATCAATCAGTAAAAGTCGTTTTTGGTCTTTCATGCTGAATTCTTTTATAGCGTTGGCATTTTTCGCGCTTAGATCCTTCCCGGAATGGGATGGAGGAGCTTCTTTCCACCTAACTCATTCCTGTTGGTTGTGGTTTGGGAGGGTGGTTGTTACTCCTTACATAATACTAGTAACTTAATGACAAAGGTCTAGTAAGGATACGGAGAGCAAAAGTATTTATAATGCGCTATTATATTTTCCTTTGCCAGAAGCGGGTGCAAGAATCTGATTCAATCATTTTGACAAGTTCAGTGTTGAGCTAAAGATGATTTTTACAACCCTACCCGCATTTCTATTAGGTTACTATTGCCCATACAATATCCAAGTTTTAGCGTTGAAGTTAAATCACACAAGAAAATAAAATTGGAGAACCGATTTTACATTTCTATATCTGTTTAACTCTTGCTAAAGGATTCACCTTTAGTGGTTGAACGCCACAACTCCCTATCCTCTCGGCAGTTAACGCCTCTGAGGAATACATTCTAATTATGTTCAGGCTACTATTGAGGTCTGCATTAATAACCTGACCATTAGCGGATCTAAATAGTCCTCGATGTAATCGTTCCCCCAAGTATTTTTGATGTTTTGCTATGGGTTCAAAATCCCAAGCAGAGCACTTGCTGGTATATGCCTCATTAACTGTGATTAGTTCAATCTGTGCTAGTCGGCATTTATGTTTCAGTATATCAATGAGTCTACTATGGGGTATTGGCATAAAGTTGTGTCTCTTGCTTGTACCCATCCTAGTCTCTTTTTCCCATTCATCGTTCTTTCCCACTACTAAGGTTTTAATACCATTAGACTTGAGATAATTGATTACGATAGAGGAGGTCTGATGAAGATAGTTATCTAATCGGTTATGATGTTTGGTGGTTATCCCACCCAATCTTTGACTAGGTTGACTCTCAGACTGATAGGATCCTATTAGATCCAGCTTTCTGTTGAACAGTCGATTGAGGGATTTTAACGGTTTACCATTCACCAATAAAGGTCTAATAGTTGAACTATTAGTTGTTAAGGCAACCAGGTTATTAACTCCTAGGTCTATACCAGCTATAACTCGTGTAGACCTAGTTGTAGGCTCTTGCACCTCATAAATGAATTTGAGGAGATATGAGCCATTATTCCTGGGAATAATCATGGCTTCTACCAGTTTTCTAGCCTTACCAATGGAATCGTTCACATCACCCTCAAATAGACCCTCAAATAACTGGCACATTCCTTGGACCAGGGATGGTTGATCCATGGTTGGACAACCCTGATATACATTGTATACGACAATTGGAAAGCGTCCCTTAATTTTGTGTTTGTAATTGGGAATTTTTGGTGGATCCACATATTTAGATGGATTAGCTTGCCAATCTTGCCAAGATCTGATATAATTTTTCCACCTTTGTAATACCTGTCTAATGACTGACAAACCTCTGTGAGTAACTGCCATCTCCTGATAAGCTCTGGAACTAAACACTAAGCTATACAGCTTCCCACTAGAGAGTATCTTGCCTGTTTTAAAGAAAGACTGCCTTAGATAATAGGTACACAAATTGTAGAGACTTTTGGCTCTAAAGCAGATTAAATCACATCCCTGCCAATACTTATCATTTTTGTAAATGGGATGCGTTTTAACTAACTGCATCTAGTTTTCTCCTGCAAGTAGAATGTGGAAATTGACGAAATTTGGTTGCACCAATAGCCAAAAGTTGGGAACTCCTGTATTGTTACTCATTCAGCGATTCCTTGACTACATTTCTATAACAATTTTCCTCATTTGGAAATAAAGTTGTTCATATAAAAATATTCACTACTTACGCAACAGAACCAGACAACTAAAATAATTCAGTATTTACGCTTGATTAGCAGGTAATAAATATAGCTAAATACAGTGTAGAAAGGCAAAAATCTAGTTGATTCCGTTTTCCTCACCTATTGAGAATTTATCTGGTTCGGAAAACCGTACAGATAAGATTGTTGCCATTTGTGGTCTTTTTTCGGTACATTAGCACTCAGGAGTTGAGAGTGCTAATCAACGACATTTAAAGATAAGGAAAAAATATGGCAGCAGTATCTCTAAGCGTATCCACAGTTAAGCCCCTAGGCGATCGCGTGTTTGTAAAAGTCACAGCAGCTGAAGAAAAGACAGCAGGTGGTTTATATTTGCCCGACACAGCAAAAGAAAAGCCCCAGGTAGGGGAAGTAGTAGCTTTAGGACCTGGTAAGCGTAATGATGACGGAACCCGTCAAGAAATTGAGCTGAAAGTAGGGGACAAAGTACTATATTCCAAGTATGCAGGTACAGACATCAAACTGGGTACAGACGAATTTGTACTACTTTCTGAAAAAGACATTCTAGCAGTAGTTGGGTAATAGTAGTTGGGTAGGAGAACGAACTACCCTAGAAGCTACCCTAAAAAGTTGATAGTTAACACATAAGCAATTCAAGAAGTAAACAGATTATGGCAAAGCGCATCATTTACAACGAAAACGCCCGTCGAGCTTTGGAAAAAGGTATTGACATTTTGGCCGAAGCTGTAGCTGTGACCCTAGGTCCCAAAGGACGTAACGTAGTTCTAGAGAAGAAATTTGGCGCACCACAAATTGTTAATGATGGTGTCACCATTGCTAAAGAAATTGAATTAGAAGACCATATTGAGAACACAGGCGTTTCCTTGATTCGCCAAGCTGCTTCTAAAACCAACGATGCTGCTGGTGATGGTACCACCACAGCCACCGTATTGGCCCATGCAATTGTGAAGGAAGGTCTCCGTAACGTTGCTGCTGGTGCTAATGCGATTCAGTTAAAGCGTGGTATTGATAAAGCCACAGCATTCTTAGTAGACAAGATTGCGGAACATGCTCGTCCCGTGGAAGATTCCAAAGCCATTGCACAAGTAGGCTCCATTTCTGCTGGTAACGATGAAGAAGTGGGTCAAATGATTGCGGAAGCAATGGATAAAGTGGGTAAAGAGGGTGTGATTTCCTTGGAAGAAGGGAAATCCATGACCACAGAATTGGAAATCACCGAAGGTATGCGTTTTGATAAGGGTTATATTTCCCCTTATTTTGCTACCGACGCTGAGCGCATGGAAGCAGTATTTGACGATCCTTATATTCTTCTTACCGACAAGAAGATTGCCCTAGTGCAGGATTTAGTACCTGTGTTAGAGCAAGTAGCACGTCAAGGTAAACCCCTAGTCATCATTGCTGAAGACATTGAAAAAGAAGCTCTAGCTACCCTAGTAGTTAACCGTCTACGCGGCGTACTGAACGTAGCAGCAGTGAAAGCTCCTGGTTTTGGGGATCGTCGTAAAGCCATGTTAGAAGATATTGCAGTTCTAACTGGTGGACAAGTAATCACAGAAGATGCTGGTTTAAAACTAGAAAACACCAAACTAGATAGTTTAGGTAAAGCGCGCCGCATCACCATTACCAAAGACAACACCACCGTTGTAGCTGAAGGTAATGAAGCTGCAGTAAAAGCTCGTTGCGAACAAATCCGTCGTCAAATGGATGAAACTGAATCTTCCTATGACAAAGAAAAACTGCAAGAGCGTCTAGCCAAACTCTCTGGTGGTGTAGCAGTAGTCAAAGTTGGTGCAGCTACCGAAACCGAAATGAAGGATAAGAAGCTGCGTTTAGAAGACGCTATCAATGCTACCAAAGCTGCTGTAGAAGAAGGCATAGTTCCTGGTGGTGGTACAACCCTAGCTCACCTAGCACCCCACTTAGAGGAATGGGCCAATAAAACCTTAACCAGTGAAGAGTTAACAGGTGCTTTAATAGTTGCCCGTGCCTTACCTGCTCCTTTAAAGAGAATTGCAGAAAACGCTGGACAAAACGGTGCTGTAATTGCTGAAAGAGTGAAAGAGAAAGAGTTCAACGTAGGGTTTAACGCTTCTACCAACGAATTCGTTGACATGTTAGCTGCGGGTATTGTAGATCCTGCGAAGGTAACCCGTTCCGCACTGCAAAATGCTGCTTCTATTGCTGGTATGGTACTAACAACCGAGTGTATTGTGGTTGACAAACCAGATCCCAAGGAAGCTGCTCCTGCTGGTGGTGCTGGTATGGGTGGTGGAGATTTCGACTACTAATCCCTAATGTGGGGGAAGATTTGACACCTTCCCCCAAGTGGGTAAGTGGAATTAAATATAAGATGAACGTAGAACGTAGGTTGGGTTGAAGTATGAAACCCAACACCCCCATGGGTTACGCTCCTACTTATGATTTAAGGAATATTAGCGAGAAGGAAGCTGCTCCTGCTAGTGGAGACTTGGACTACTAATCCCTAATGTGGGGGAAGATTTGACACCTTCCCCCAAGTGGGTAAGTGGAATTAAATATAAGATGAACGTAGGTTGGGTTGAAGTATGAAACCCAACACCCCCATGGGTTACGCTCCTGCTTATGATTTAAGGAATATTAGCGAGAAGGAAGCTGCTCCTGCTAGTGGAGACTTGGACTACTAATCCCTAATGTGGGGGAAGATTTGACACCTTCCCCCAAGTGGGTAAGTGGAATTAAATATAAGATGAACGTAGGTTGGGTTGAAGTATGAAACCCAACACCCCCATGGGTTACGCTCCTGCTTATGATTTAAGGAATATTAGCGGGATAGCACCAGATTGCTAGTTAATGTAATAGCCAAATCCTGTTCTGGGCGTAGAACAAACACATCAGCCCTGTTTTTTCTCAGTAACACACTGGCTAAAGCGCCCGCTGCTGCACCACCAATGGGTTCTAAAACCTCCACCTTTTTATTACCAGTGACCAGAGCTATCAAGGTTGCAGCACCAGCACCAATAGCAGCATCGGTTAGAATTTGACCAGTGTTACTTCCCTTAGTGATGGTTTCAGTTTTAGTGATGGTTCTGGAGTTGGCACTAATTGGTTGGGTTTTACCATTAGGAAACACCAATTCTGTAGCGACGAATCTTACCCCCCTTCTATTATTGCCACCTAAATTAACCGGTGTCAATTCTCCTGTTACCTCGCTATTAGCAGGGATTAAGATATTTCTATTACTATCCATAATATCATTAGCTATTCTCAGGGTCAGGGGTATTCTTTCCCCTGGTTGGAGAATTATTTTTTCTTTTTCATAGGTTACAGGTAGGGTCACATTAGCTGGAATGGTAATCGTGCGCGGTTGGTTAAAGTTAAATTGTGCTTGAGCAGGATTAGGGTAGATCCAGGGAATAACAGCCCCTGTGTTAATGGCTATGGTCATTAATGCAGCAGCAGTTGATTTCCAAGTTATTAGACCACTCATAAGATATTACCAATAATTGTCTTGGATAGTATGACCTAATCCTGGCAAAATAGGTTCCAAATAATAACCCGCCCTAGGGCGGGTTATTAGAGTTTAACAGGTTACTAAGTCAATGTTGAGCTTAGAAGCTGAAGGTGGTACGCAGTGTACCTACATAGATATTGGGGTTATTTTTGTTGTGTTCAGGATCTAGGATGACTAACACACCTGGGGTAATGAGAACGTTGTCAGAAACTTTGATTTTATACAAGCCTTCTACGTGTAAGGAAGTATCAGTTTCTCCGTTTATATTAGTACCTCCACTCTTACCGCCAGTGAATTTGGGAGGTTGACCGAAGACGAAACCAAGGGTGTTGCCTTCTCTCAGGAAGTCTTTAATTGCCACATTACCAGCCCAGTACCACACATCTCCACTGGTGGGAGTACCTCCCAAGGTGCTCACAGTTGTGTAGCCTGCCCAACCACCTAATGAAATGCTAGGAGTAGCTTTTAGGTTCAATGCCACACCGTAGTTACTGGTTTCGACTTTTCCATTTAATCTTGCATTTAATGTTGTACCTACAGTACCTACAGCAGCACCACCACCAGTACTGTCAAACCCACCACTAAACCCACCAGATGTTTGGTAAACATGGGCGTAGGTTAATCCGAGATTGATAGCCTGATTCGGCTTAAACGCCAACTGACCAATAATGGTACTGTCGCCCTCAAAAAGTCCTTTATTGGGACCCGGGTCAGACGCAGTAGCACTACCTCTAGCATAGTAACCAGCACCCAGGGTGATAGCGTCATTAGCTTTGAGGTTCAGTGCGATACCAGATCCACCACGAGCTTGACGATAGATGGGACTAAAACGTCCGTAACGGGAGATGGAACCTGATCCACTGCTCTTAAAGTCAGGGTTAAAGGCTTCAAAGTTGTCATCTAGGTCAGCACCTATGGCATCAACCTTCACACTAAGATTGGGAAGGGGGTTGAAGGCGTAGTTGAGTTTATCAACTGAAAGCGCGTTATCCGCAGTGCTGTCATAACCCAAACGAGCCATGTTAGTACCCGTGCCACCTGCAGCAGCATTGCTAGCTAGACTGCGAATATTCCCAGCATTTAACCTAGTTTGCAACTTATCCTTACCGCTAAAGCTGCTTTCCAAAGTCAACCTTACCCGGTCAGAGAACGTGAAGTTGGAATTAATTTTCTCGGTACCGCCAGCTACACGGTCTCCAAAAGCTTGGGTAAGACCAAAAATAGCTTCACCCTTCAACTTGGTGGTGGTGGAGAACTGATTAGCTTCCAACTCACCAGTACGTGCTTCCAACGCATCAACTTGACCACGGAGAGTAGCCAATTCAGCGGAAAATTCTTCTTGTAAACGCTGTAAGGTGGCCAAATCTTCTCTTTTAACTGCATCAGCCGTTGAAGAAGCAATTAGCTCACTAACTCTTTCTAAACAAGCGTTTAAACTAGCCGCGAATTCAAAGCGGTTTAGGGTGCGGTTACCACGGAATGTACCATCGGGATAACCAGAAATACAATTATAACGCTCAACTAAGGATTGCAATGCTTGGAACGCCCAATCTCTTGGCTGGACGTCACGAAACTGAGAAACAGAAGTTGTTTGACTAATCTTATCAGACGACAATTGAGCAACGCTGGTGGTTGGCTCTTTCACTTCATTTGCTAATACGCTGTTGGCAGAAAGGATGGTAGCTGCAACAACCGGACTCACTCTGAGAACACTCCAAAATAGTTTTGTCATGTTTTTACCTTTTCTCACACCTAAAGAAAATCAGGAAGATTTAAATCCCTATCATCAAATCCATTGATGGTTCGGGGAATTTACATATCATACCCTTACTGACTACTATACACTATTTTTGTTCCGGAACACAAATTATAAATTTTAATTTTTTATAGCCTTGGCTATCTCCAAGCCAGAATGGCTATTCTACCTGGCTCAACCGGAGAATAATACTGCGTTTGTGACGTGATATTTTTCCCTGGACCTCAAATTTCTGCAACAGTCTGGTAATTGTCACCCTGGTTGTGTTCAACACCTCTGAAATATCTTGATGGGTCAGGTTCAAATCAATCAACTTGCCCTGTTCCAAATCCCTACCAAATTTATCCCCTAACCACAGCAAAAAATGCCACAATCTTAACGACGTGGGCTTACAATGCAAAATATGTAAAATTTGTTCTGTCTGTTGAATGTGGGATAGCAAGCACTCAATGTGTTCATGCCACAAATGGGGAGGTATGATTGTTGCTTCTACACTAGTTAAACACTGAATTTGATAAGGTGTGACTTTTGACAAAGCATGACCAGTAATATCTCCAGGTCCCCAGTAACCTAGGGTAATACCCGTGCCCTCTTCATTCCAGGTCAAGGTGCGCACTACACCACGCTCAATCCGCCACAGAACATCATTTCTGACCGGAATGATTGAGTGCTGGGTGAGTATCTGTTGCGGCAAATGCTTTCTTGGTAGATGGATGATATTTTCAGTAGGGTTCATTGCCAGAAATGCCAGAAGGGGTTATTAGTAAAGGTTAGTTACTGCAATGTTAAATAGTGACATCTTAATA is a window encoding:
- a CDS encoding response regulator transcription factor, which gives rise to MKDQKRLLLIDDDPNLILLVRDYLGFRGYDVLTAENGRTALGVLEQDIPDMIICDVMMPEMDGYTFVEQVRQNERTSWVPVLFLSAKGQSADRVKGLNKGADVYMVKPFEPEELVAQVESSLKQTSRWKEHQTKVGEPGSRIQVPFDVQLTPTELKVVQFVARGLANREIAEELNVSQRTVESHVSNMLGKTNLHNRTELARWAIENQMA
- a CDS encoding RNA-guided endonuclease InsQ/TnpB family protein; the protein is MQLVKTHPIYKNDKYWQGCDLICFRAKSLYNLCTYYLRQSFFKTGKILSSGKLYSLVFSSRAYQEMAVTHRGLSVIRQVLQRWKNYIRSWQDWQANPSKYVDPPKIPNYKHKIKGRFPIVVYNVYQGCPTMDQPSLVQGMCQLFEGLFEGDVNDSIGKARKLVEAMIIPRNNGSYLLKFIYEVQEPTTRSTRVIAGIDLGVNNLVALTTNSSTIRPLLVNGKPLKSLNRLFNRKLDLIGSYQSESQPSQRLGGITTKHHNRLDNYLHQTSSIVINYLKSNGIKTLVVGKNDEWEKETRMGTSKRHNFMPIPHSRLIDILKHKCRLAQIELITVNEAYTSKCSAWDFEPIAKHQKYLGERLHRGLFRSANGQVINADLNSSLNIIRMYSSEALTAERIGSCGVQPLKVNPLARVKQI
- the groES gene encoding co-chaperone GroES; amino-acid sequence: MAAVSLSVSTVKPLGDRVFVKVTAAEEKTAGGLYLPDTAKEKPQVGEVVALGPGKRNDDGTRQEIELKVGDKVLYSKYAGTDIKLGTDEFVLLSEKDILAVVG
- the groL gene encoding chaperonin GroEL (60 kDa chaperone family; promotes refolding of misfolded polypeptides especially under stressful conditions; forms two stacked rings of heptamers to form a barrel-shaped 14mer; ends can be capped by GroES; misfolded proteins enter the barrel where they are refolded when GroES binds) produces the protein MAKRIIYNENARRALEKGIDILAEAVAVTLGPKGRNVVLEKKFGAPQIVNDGVTIAKEIELEDHIENTGVSLIRQAASKTNDAAGDGTTTATVLAHAIVKEGLRNVAAGANAIQLKRGIDKATAFLVDKIAEHARPVEDSKAIAQVGSISAGNDEEVGQMIAEAMDKVGKEGVISLEEGKSMTTELEITEGMRFDKGYISPYFATDAERMEAVFDDPYILLTDKKIALVQDLVPVLEQVARQGKPLVIIAEDIEKEALATLVVNRLRGVLNVAAVKAPGFGDRRKAMLEDIAVLTGGQVITEDAGLKLENTKLDSLGKARRITITKDNTTVVAEGNEAAVKARCEQIRRQMDETESSYDKEKLQERLAKLSGGVAVVKVGAATETEMKDKKLRLEDAINATKAAVEEGIVPGGGTTLAHLAPHLEEWANKTLTSEELTGALIVARALPAPLKRIAENAGQNGAVIAERVKEKEFNVGFNASTNEFVDMLAAGIVDPAKVTRSALQNAASIAGMVLTTECIVVDKPDPKEAAPAGGAGMGGGDFDY
- a CDS encoding conjugal transfer protein TrbI, with protein sequence MSGLITWKSTAAALMTIAINTGAVIPWIYPNPAQAQFNFNQPRTITIPANVTLPVTYEKEKIILQPGERIPLTLRIANDIMDSNRNILIPANSEVTGELTPVNLGGNNRRGVRFVATELVFPNGKTQPISANSRTITKTETITKGSNTGQILTDAAIGAGAATLIALVTGNKKVEVLEPIGGAAAGALASVLLRKNRADVFVLRPEQDLAITLTSNLVLSR
- a CDS encoding iron uptake porin, which encodes MTKLFWSVLRVSPVVAATILSANSVLANEVKEPTTSVAQLSSDKISQTTSVSQFRDVQPRDWAFQALQSLVERYNCISGYPDGTFRGNRTLNRFEFAASLNACLERVSELIASSTADAVKREDLATLQRLQEEFSAELATLRGQVDALEARTGELEANQFSTTTKLKGEAIFGLTQAFGDRVAGGTEKINSNFTFSDRVRLTLESSFSGKDKLQTRLNAGNIRSLASNAAAGGTGTNMARLGYDSTADNALSVDKLNYAFNPLPNLSVKVDAIGADLDDNFEAFNPDFKSSGSGSISRYGRFSPIYRQARGGSGIALNLKANDAITLGAGYYARGSATASDPGPNKGLFEGDSTIIGQLAFKPNQAINLGLTYAHVYQTSGGFSGGFDSTGGGAAVGTVGTTLNARLNGKVETSNYGVALNLKATPSISLGGWAGYTTVSTLGGTPTSGDVWYWAGNVAIKDFLREGNTLGFVFGQPPKFTGGKSGGTNINGETDTSLHVEGLYKIKVSDNVLITPGVLVILDPEHNKNNPNIYVGTLRTTFSF
- a CDS encoding Crp/Fnr family transcriptional regulator encodes the protein MNPTENIIHLPRKHLPQQILTQHSIIPVRNDVLWRIERGVVRTLTWNEEGTGITLGYWGPGDITGHALSKVTPYQIQCLTSVEATIIPPHLWHEHIECLLSHIQQTEQILHILHCKPTSLRLWHFLLWLGDKFGRDLEQGKLIDLNLTHQDISEVLNTTRVTITRLLQKFEVQGKISRHKRSIILRLSQVE